Proteins encoded within one genomic window of Polaribacter sp. NJDZ03:
- a CDS encoding sensor histidine kinase → MQTSIFWTRLKKHQQYLYISLLLIAVFFIGSSLITPKITSVTENLIQDVIQGNLKSKENIVAFEFNQLNNSFKNSQKIIQNSENNSFEYLKEKLLFTSDLVLEQHSIHNSFISIISSKGILESHFSNKKDSLYQKEIHTFLKNIRFIANEVLIDTIISNNHKVINRKIYGKKLSNNTVVYTGYDVDLISFWSYFSETYKGDGGYTVVTNKDGICMLHPDTKYIGKKIDTYFSTITIKQLLNNSLKINGYYVPNNVTIFNDKAISEFLGLEVIRYYDTIKIGNTPLIVVVSFPVDIHLKETTKNIQGYFSWISFLAFATFMLLLIASRMQLKKEYVENLKVVEEKDQLTYSNEKYQKENAILQLNQLKKKINPHFLFNSLNSLHVLIDLNPDLSQQFVLKLADVYRYLLDEKEGNLISVKKEMSFLEQYIFLQEIRFNKSLEVTIVNNCDDGILVKKIPFLSLETLVENAIKHNEITKINPLVITIIIDEDFITVKNNYTPRKRKAKDSHHIGLTYLENTYQFYQITSFKTGVIDDEFVCTLPFIT, encoded by the coding sequence ATGCAAACCTCTATATTTTGGACCCGTTTAAAAAAGCATCAGCAATACTTGTATATAAGTTTATTGTTGATTGCTGTGTTTTTTATTGGCAGTTCATTAATTACACCTAAAATTACATCGGTTACAGAAAATTTAATTCAAGATGTTATTCAAGGGAACTTAAAATCTAAAGAAAACATTGTTGCTTTCGAGTTTAATCAACTAAATAACTCTTTTAAAAATTCTCAAAAAATTATTCAAAACTCAGAAAATAACTCTTTTGAGTATTTAAAGGAAAAATTACTTTTTACATCAGACTTAGTCTTAGAACAGCATAGTATTCATAATAGTTTTATATCCATTATTTCATCTAAAGGTATATTGGAATCTCATTTTTCGAATAAGAAAGATTCTTTGTATCAAAAAGAAATACATACATTTTTAAAAAATATTCGTTTTATAGCAAATGAGGTTTTAATAGATACTATTATTAGTAATAATCACAAGGTAATTAATAGAAAAATCTATGGAAAAAAACTATCTAATAATACCGTTGTTTATACAGGTTACGATGTAGATTTAATTTCATTTTGGAGTTATTTTTCTGAAACCTATAAAGGTGATGGAGGTTATACGGTAGTTACAAATAAAGATGGTATTTGTATGTTACATCCTGATACAAAATACATCGGAAAAAAAATAGACACCTATTTTAGTACAATTACCATTAAGCAATTATTAAATAATTCACTTAAAATTAATGGATATTACGTACCAAATAATGTTACTATTTTTAATGATAAGGCAATTTCAGAATTTTTAGGTTTAGAGGTCATACGTTATTACGATACTATTAAAATAGGAAATACGCCTTTAATAGTTGTGGTTAGTTTTCCTGTGGATATTCATTTAAAAGAAACTACAAAAAACATACAAGGATATTTTTCGTGGATTAGTTTTTTGGCATTTGCTACATTTATGTTGCTCTTAATTGCTTCTAGAATGCAGTTAAAAAAAGAATATGTAGAGAATTTAAAGGTTGTAGAAGAGAAAGATCAATTAACATATAGTAACGAAAAGTATCAGAAAGAAAATGCAATTCTTCAATTAAATCAATTGAAGAAAAAAATAAATCCACATTTTTTATTCAACAGTTTAAACTCTTTACATGTTTTAATCGATTTAAATCCAGATTTGTCACAACAGTTTGTATTAAAATTAGCAGATGTGTATAGGTACCTTTTAGATGAAAAAGAAGGGAATTTAATTTCAGTAAAAAAAGAAATGAGCTTTTTAGAGCAGTATATTTTTTTACAAGAAATTAGATTTAATAAGAGCTTAGAGGTAACAATTGTTAATAATTGTGATGATGGCATTTTAGTAAAAAAAATACCATTCCTATCTTTAGAAACGTTGGTAGAAAATGCGATAAAACATAATGAAATAACTAAAATAAATCCGTTGGTTATTACTATTATTATTGATGAAGATTTTATTACGGTTAAAAATAATTACACGCCAAGAAAGCGTAAAGCTAAAGATAGCCATCATATTGGGTTAACTTATTTAGAGAATACGTATCAGTTTTATCAGATAACTAGCTTTAAAACAGGTGTAATTGATGACGAATTTGTATGCACATTGCCATTTATTACTTAA
- a CDS encoding LytTR family DNA-binding domain-containing protein, with amino-acid sequence MDIVIIEDEDLAAASLENLLLKSTYSINIKKRLESVAQSIEWFKNNSCDLILSDIHLGDGESFEIFEALKINVPIIFTTAFDQYAIQSFQFFAIDYLLKPYDKHKLNAALEKYKNYAITPAKDSSDLEKLLNHFKKPKEIKEAQQRFLVSRGEKLISITADEIAYFMAENKSLFLYTIKGDSFLYDDTILNLDLKLSKKDFFKINRKFIVRHTAIKTIIKYSQNRLKIELEPSSKGNDFILISSKNVRPFKEWLNN; translated from the coding sequence ATGGATATTGTTATTATTGAAGATGAAGACTTAGCAGCAGCATCTTTAGAAAATTTACTATTAAAAAGTACGTATTCTATAAACATAAAAAAACGGTTAGAAAGTGTAGCGCAATCTATCGAATGGTTTAAGAACAATAGCTGCGATTTAATTTTAAGTGATATTCATTTAGGAGATGGAGAAAGTTTTGAGATTTTTGAAGCCTTAAAAATCAATGTTCCAATTATTTTTACCACCGCGTTTGATCAATATGCCATTCAATCATTTCAGTTTTTTGCTATTGATTATTTATTAAAGCCATACGACAAACATAAATTAAATGCTGCGCTAGAAAAGTATAAAAATTACGCGATAACTCCTGCTAAAGATTCTAGTGATTTAGAAAAACTATTAAATCATTTTAAAAAACCTAAAGAAATAAAAGAAGCGCAACAACGATTTTTAGTTTCTAGAGGCGAAAAATTAATTTCTATAACTGCTGATGAAATTGCCTATTTTATGGCAGAAAACAAATCGCTATTTTTATATACAATTAAAGGAGACAGTTTTTTGTATGATGATACCATCTTAAATTTAGATTTAAAGTTATCAAAAAAAGATTTTTTTAAAATAAATAGAAAATTCATTGTAAGACATACAGCTATAAAAACAATTATAAAATACAGTCAGAATAGGTTAAAAATAGAATTAGAACCGTCTTCTAAAGGCAACGATTTTATTTTAATTAGCTCAAAAAATGTGCGTCCTTTTAAAGAATGGTTAAATAATTAA
- a CDS encoding zinc-dependent metalloprotease yields the protein MKTPSLKGALLVQYLIVSILMLTSLSGFSQDKKDISDKENQEKKDSIKPTDNKKLTYQKFLKEGNVKKGLFNVYSIKEDYYFEVPDSLLSRDLLIVNKVSSVPYALNGHGLNKGMTFETKLVRFYRDTILNKVWVKTINPRVQSPENDAITLSVKDNFGESIIEEFNIETKNTDSTSVFIKVNKIFNGKEQSFSDVLTNIGLGGSIKTNLSILESIKSFPENIVVKSLLTTSVKEGASAALPLTIGVTTNIVLLPTDVMKPRFSDKRVGYFTKPMDYFSDEQQEVESREMITRWRLEPRKEDIKKYQQGELVQPKKQIIYYLDPATPKQWRPFIEQGVYDWNVAFEAAGFKNVLKVKFPSKDDKNFDADDVRYSVITYAASEKQNAMGPAIVDPRSGEILESDIIWWHNLMKGLHSWIRVQTGPIDAKARPNKFTNQHMGEAIRFVSSHEVGHTFGLKHNMGASFSYPVDSLRSKTFTAKMGGTAPSIMDYARFNYVAQPEDNVTDITPKIGVYDTYAIDWGYRWMDETSAHQEIPILNQWIRKHENDPLYFYGPQQAEVIDPRSQSEDLGDDAVKASEYGLKNLKRILPNILDWTAAEGQDYYKASKLYKAVIDQWGTYNGHVMANIGGVYVNNTVYGDGKNTFEPVSVKRQKEALNYIIKNAVLPQKWLFMPETINKVFAVRDAPDGERYYAPVSMLRIHQTNAIYALIKTERLMRITENKVLESDDTDVFTEEYVFDRLFEAVFQKTKKGKSLDMFDRITQKNYVDVLTVDRNKLLEKTKEKTISEKSNKFKKVHFSYLPRVADIGTNKRAALEKILVLLKRKKNKGDSATKAHYSDLIARIKYNLKN from the coding sequence ATGAAAACCCCCTCTTTAAAAGGTGCTTTATTGGTTCAGTATTTAATTGTTTCTATTTTGATGCTTACCAGCTTATCTGGTTTTTCTCAAGATAAAAAGGATATTTCTGACAAAGAAAATCAAGAAAAAAAAGATTCTATAAAACCTACGGACAATAAAAAACTGACGTATCAGAAGTTTTTGAAAGAAGGGAATGTAAAAAAAGGATTGTTTAATGTCTATTCTATAAAAGAAGATTACTATTTTGAAGTTCCAGATTCATTATTATCTAGAGATTTATTAATTGTAAATAAGGTGTCTAGCGTTCCTTACGCTTTAAACGGACATGGTTTAAACAAGGGAATGACTTTTGAAACCAAACTTGTTCGGTTTTACAGAGACACTATTTTAAACAAAGTTTGGGTTAAAACCATAAACCCCAGAGTTCAATCTCCAGAAAATGATGCAATTACTTTATCTGTAAAAGATAATTTTGGTGAGTCTATTATAGAAGAGTTTAATATAGAAACGAAAAATACAGATTCTACTTCTGTATTTATTAAGGTGAATAAAATTTTTAATGGTAAAGAGCAAAGTTTTAGTGATGTACTAACCAATATAGGTTTAGGAGGAAGTATAAAAACTAACTTGTCTATTTTAGAAAGCATAAAATCTTTTCCAGAAAACATTGTTGTAAAATCATTATTAACCACTTCTGTTAAAGAAGGAGCAAGCGCAGCATTGCCTTTAACTATTGGTGTTACTACAAATATTGTTTTATTGCCAACAGATGTAATGAAACCTCGTTTTTCAGACAAACGTGTTGGGTATTTTACAAAACCTATGGATTATTTTTCTGATGAGCAACAAGAAGTTGAATCTAGAGAGATGATTACTAGATGGAGATTAGAACCTAGAAAAGAAGACATCAAAAAATATCAACAAGGAGAATTGGTACAACCTAAAAAACAAATCATTTATTATTTAGATCCTGCTACTCCAAAACAATGGCGTCCTTTTATAGAACAAGGTGTCTATGATTGGAATGTGGCTTTTGAAGCAGCTGGTTTTAAAAATGTTTTAAAAGTAAAGTTTCCGTCTAAAGACGATAAAAATTTTGATGCAGATGATGTTCGGTATTCTGTAATTACCTATGCAGCATCAGAAAAACAAAATGCAATGGGACCTGCTATTGTAGATCCTAGAAGTGGCGAAATATTAGAATCTGATATTATTTGGTGGCATAACTTAATGAAAGGATTACATTCTTGGATTCGTGTGCAAACAGGACCTATCGATGCAAAAGCAAGACCAAACAAGTTTACAAATCAACATATGGGAGAAGCAATTCGTTTTGTTTCATCGCATGAAGTTGGGCATACCTTTGGATTAAAACACAACATGGGCGCATCATTTAGCTATCCAGTAGATTCTTTAAGATCTAAAACGTTTACCGCTAAAATGGGCGGAACAGCACCTTCTATTATGGATTATGCACGTTTTAATTATGTAGCGCAACCAGAAGACAATGTTACAGATATTACGCCCAAAATTGGTGTGTATGATACCTATGCAATTGATTGGGGATATAGATGGATGGATGAGACATCTGCGCATCAAGAAATTCCGATATTAAACCAATGGATTCGCAAACATGAAAATGATCCGTTATATTTTTATGGACCGCAACAAGCAGAAGTAATCGACCCAAGATCTCAAAGTGAAGATTTGGGTGATGATGCTGTAAAAGCAAGTGAATACGGATTGAAGAATTTAAAGAGAATATTGCCAAATATTTTAGATTGGACAGCTGCAGAAGGGCAAGATTATTACAAAGCATCTAAATTGTACAAAGCGGTTATAGATCAATGGGGAACTTACAACGGTCATGTAATGGCAAATATTGGTGGCGTTTATGTTAACAATACCGTTTATGGAGATGGTAAAAATACTTTTGAACCTGTATCTGTTAAAAGACAAAAAGAAGCACTGAATTATATTATAAAAAATGCTGTTTTACCTCAGAAATGGTTATTTATGCCGGAAACAATCAATAAAGTTTTTGCTGTAAGAGATGCGCCAGACGGAGAAAGATATTACGCTCCTGTTTCTATGTTACGCATTCATCAAACCAATGCAATTTATGCTTTGATAAAGACAGAAAGGTTGATGAGAATTACAGAAAACAAAGTCTTAGAAAGTGATGATACAGACGTTTTTACAGAAGAATATGTATTTGATCGTTTATTTGAAGCTGTTTTTCAGAAAACTAAAAAAGGAAAATCTTTAGACATGTTTGATCGTATTACGCAAAAAAACTATGTAGATGTTTTAACTGTAGATAGAAATAAGTTGTTAGAGAAAACAAAAGAAAAAACGATTTCAGAAAAATCTAATAAATTTAAAAAGGTACACTTCTCATACTTACCAAGAGTTGCAGATATAGGGACTAATAAAAGGGCTGCATTAGAAAAAATATTGGTGCTTTTAAAAAGAAAGAAAAATAAAGGAGACAGCGCTACTAAGGCACATTATAGTGATTTAATAGCAAGAATTAAATATAATTTAAAGAATTAA